A window from Brachyhypopomus gauderio isolate BG-103 chromosome 6, BGAUD_0.2, whole genome shotgun sequence encodes these proteins:
- the LOC143517699 gene encoding pancreatic secretory granule membrane major glycoprotein GP2-like, with product MGGMKPSRIPINREKRFLVLQFSCIYQLTQTVNMVKDLNPLQSIVYKNLPGVLGMYQVKMIPYQDPGFSHPYNGSAYVEVDQRVYVGVYVQGVDSRQIATVIDSCWATPVNDPDYAVRWDLIVKQCPNPEDKTVQVLQSGVSTTSQFSFEMFAFNDYPKVFLHCSIHLCLLQSNNCAAHCYTGHHYKPSPKHPRAVRSIDINATSLISIGPFISITTSTR from the exons ATGGGTGGAATGAAACCATCTAGAATACCCATTAACAGAGAGAAAAGATTTCTGGTATTACAGTTCTCCTGCATTTACCAACTCACTCAAACCGTCAACATGGTAAAAGACCTCAACCCTCTGCAGAG TATAGTGTACAAGAACCTTCCAGGTGTTTTGGGGATGTACCAGGTCAAGATGATTCCCTATCAGGATCCTGGTTTCTCCCATCCTTATAATGGCAGTGCATATGTTGAAGTGGACCAGCGGGTCTATGTGGGAGTGTATGTCCAGGGGGTGGACAGTCGTCAGATTGCTACAGTGATTGATTCATGTTGGGCCACCCCTGTGAATGACCCCGACTATGCTGTCCGCTGGGACCTGATTGTTAAACA GTGTCCTAATCCAGAAGATAAAACGGTACAAGTCCTTCAGAGTGGTGTCTCCACAACCTCCCAATTCTCTTTCGAGATGTTTGCCTTTAACGACTACCCCAAGGTCTTCCTTCACTGCTCCATTCACCTTTGCCTTCTGCAGAGCAACAACTGTGCAGCG CACTGCTACACTGGACACCACTACAAGCCCAGCCCTAAACATCCCAGAGCTGTCAGGTCTATAGACATCAATGCTACCTCCCTCATCTCCATTGGGCCTTTTATCTCCATTACCACAAGCACAAGATGA